Proteins encoded within one genomic window of Hevea brasiliensis isolate MT/VB/25A 57/8 chromosome 8, ASM3005281v1, whole genome shotgun sequence:
- the LOC131182240 gene encoding uncharacterized protein LOC131182240: MEVDHPSDFKTMPIQDEAAETSATRGKTDPQQPPPKPTVLDKYLDYQGYWLEKTRGNLMIVATVIASMAFQSATNPPSELWKEDSQGKECRFGKIRDAIINKRILEARNLAIGCVNKYDSQEFIICNTVSFSTSLCIIFLLTVLPLKNRISIWILLVAICITLIFVAATYIISIRLDRGKPKQERFNNDILLYYVLFWVLFLGMVVIFLVLKLLFWLFKKLAIGLFYAMKFLCKMGKQQQKPKVIGSPAARV, encoded by the coding sequence ATGGAGGTAGACCACCCATCAGATTTTAAAACCATGCCAATTCAAGATGAAGCAGCAGAAACTTCAGCCACAAGAGGAAAAACAGatccacaacaaccaccaccaaaaCCCACCGTATTGGACAAGTACCTAGATTACCAAGGTTATTGGTTGGAAAAGACTCGAGGCAACTTGATGATAGTGGCTACTGTTATTGCATCCATGGCTTTCCAATCTGCAACAAACCCGCCAAGTGAACTCTGGAAAGAAGATTCCCAGGGAAAAGAATGCAGATTTGGAAAGATAAGGGATGCGATCATAAATAAAAGGATACTCGAGGCAAGAAACTTAGCAATAGGCTGTGTCAATAAATATGACAGCCAAGAATTTATCATCTGCAACACCGTCTCTTTCTCTACGTCTCTGTGCATAATCTTTCTGCTTACTGTACTGCCCCTCAAAAACAGGATTTCTATATGGATTTTACTTGTAGCTATCTGCATCACACTGATTTTTGTTGCTGCTACTTACATAATCTCGATCAGGTTGGATCGTGGTAAGCCAAAGCAGGAAAGATTTAACAATGACATTCTTTTGTACTACGTGCTATTTTGGGTTTTGTTCTTGGGGATGGTTGTCATATTTCTTGTCCTTAAGCTTCTGTTTTGGCTATTCAAGAAACTGGCAATTGGCCTCTTCTATGCCATGAAGTTTCTATGTAAGATGGGGAAGCAACAGCAGAAGCCGAAAGTGATCGGCTCACCAGCAGCCCGTGTTTGA